In Paractinoplanes brasiliensis, the following proteins share a genomic window:
- a CDS encoding RecB family exonuclease: protein MPERLFVCTPSKLGAFEDCPRRYRYSYVDRPSPPKGPPWAHNSLGASVHTALKNWYALPADRRLPESLPTLLKSTWVREGYRDVDQERVTYRAALRWLETYVRGLDPAEEPLGVERVVATKTAVLAFNGRADRIDARQGPDGPEAVIVDYKTGRSGLGADDARGSQALALYAYAASRVFRRPSYRVELHHLPTGTVAAHEHTEESLARKVSRAEDTARDIMAAERAVAAGADPDVEFPTNPGTLCSWCDFRRSCPAGQDSPAKDPWESVNHLTA from the coding sequence ATGCCCGAGCGGCTCTTCGTCTGCACCCCGAGCAAGCTCGGGGCGTTCGAGGACTGCCCACGCCGCTATCGATACTCCTACGTCGATCGTCCCTCGCCGCCCAAAGGGCCGCCGTGGGCGCACAATTCGCTGGGCGCGAGCGTGCACACCGCGCTGAAGAACTGGTATGCGCTGCCCGCCGACCGTCGCCTGCCCGAGTCGTTGCCGACGTTGCTCAAGTCGACGTGGGTGCGCGAAGGCTATCGCGACGTCGATCAGGAAAGGGTGACCTATCGGGCGGCGCTGCGCTGGCTCGAGACGTACGTGCGTGGGCTTGATCCTGCCGAAGAACCGCTCGGGGTCGAACGTGTCGTGGCCACGAAGACAGCCGTGCTGGCGTTCAACGGCCGGGCCGACCGCATCGACGCACGTCAGGGCCCCGACGGTCCCGAGGCGGTGATCGTCGACTACAAGACCGGCCGTTCCGGGCTCGGCGCCGACGACGCGCGCGGCTCGCAGGCGCTGGCCCTCTACGCGTACGCCGCCTCCCGGGTCTTCCGCCGGCCGAGCTATCGGGTCGAGCTGCATCACCTGCCGACCGGCACGGTCGCGGCGCACGAGCACACCGAGGAGTCACTGGCCCGCAAGGTCAGCCGGGCCGAGGACACCGCCCGCGACATCATGGCCGCCGAGCGAGCCGTGGCCGCCGGCGCCGATCCGGACGTCGAGTTCCCGACCAACCCCGGGACGCTCTGCTCCTGGTGCGACTTCCGCCGGTCGTGTCCCGCCGGACAGGATTCCCCCGCCAAAGACCCGTGGGAGTCGGTCAACCACCTGACGGCTTAG
- a CDS encoding oxygenase MpaB family protein, which produces MSVDVGLFGPDSVTWKLHREPILLLGGLRSLYLQALHPRAVAGVAQNSGYRTDPWGRLSRTSTYVATVIFGTTEEVQRAASRVRRFHALMSATDPRTGEKFRIDEPKLLRWVHVAEVESFLSTATRAGGRLTPDEIDRYYTEQLKSAELVGLDPATVPATAAEVEAYYQAMRPELGLTKDGAETALFLTVPPAPEWGPPALRLGLTLGPTRWAYLGVASTAFGLLPPWARRLYGGPGWPTTDLTANLSARGLRLLLDTLINSLPRKYRVPPSARPPSPAPA; this is translated from the coding sequence ATGAGCGTCGACGTGGGGCTGTTCGGGCCGGATTCGGTCACCTGGAAACTGCACCGCGAACCGATCTTGCTGCTCGGCGGGCTCCGCTCGCTCTACCTGCAGGCGCTGCACCCGCGTGCCGTCGCCGGTGTCGCGCAGAACTCCGGCTACCGCACCGACCCGTGGGGCCGCCTCAGCCGCACTTCCACGTACGTCGCCACGGTGATCTTCGGCACGACCGAGGAGGTTCAGCGGGCCGCGAGCCGGGTCCGCCGCTTTCACGCGCTGATGAGCGCAACAGACCCCCGTACGGGCGAGAAGTTCCGCATCGACGAGCCCAAACTGCTGCGCTGGGTGCACGTGGCCGAGGTCGAGTCGTTCCTGAGCACCGCGACCAGGGCCGGGGGGCGGCTGACACCCGACGAGATCGACCGGTATTACACCGAGCAGCTCAAATCGGCGGAACTGGTCGGCCTCGACCCCGCGACCGTCCCCGCCACGGCCGCCGAGGTGGAGGCCTATTACCAGGCGATGCGCCCTGAACTGGGCCTGACCAAGGACGGCGCCGAGACCGCCCTCTTTCTGACTGTGCCGCCCGCGCCCGAGTGGGGGCCGCCCGCCCTGCGCCTCGGGCTGACGCTGGGCCCCACCCGCTGGGCCTATCTGGGCGTGGCGAGCACCGCGTTCGGCCTGCTCCCGCCGTGGGCACGGCGTCTGTACGGCGGCCCGGGCTGGCCCACCACCGACCTGACGGCGAACCTCTCGGCTCGTGGTCTGCGCCTGCTGCTCGACACGCTGATCAACTCGCTGCCCCGGAAGTATCGCGTGCCCCCATCCGCAAGGCCGCCCTCGCCCGCGCCGGCGTGA
- a CDS encoding Fur family transcriptional regulator, producing MSNGEELLREHGLRVTKPRLAVLEILSEGGHLEVEEIAVRARTRLESVSTQAIYDVLGALSRAGLARRLEPAGSPARFEARVGDNHHHIVCRGCGEIADVDCAVGERPCLTPSDAHGFELDEAEVTFWGLCPACQGRRLAETTT from the coding sequence ATGTCGAACGGTGAGGAACTGCTGCGCGAGCACGGCCTCCGGGTCACGAAGCCGCGCCTCGCCGTGCTCGAGATCCTGTCCGAGGGCGGGCATCTGGAGGTTGAGGAAATCGCCGTCCGGGCCCGCACCCGGCTCGAGTCGGTGTCGACCCAGGCGATCTACGACGTTCTAGGCGCGCTGTCCCGGGCCGGCCTGGCCCGCCGCCTGGAACCGGCCGGCAGCCCCGCGCGTTTCGAGGCCCGGGTCGGCGACAACCACCACCACATCGTGTGCCGGGGGTGCGGTGAGATCGCCGATGTCGACTGCGCGGTGGGTGAGCGCCCGTGTCTGACCCCGTCGGACGCGCACGGCTTCGAGCTGGACGAGGCCGAGGTGACGTTCTGGGGTCTCTGCCCGGCCTGCCAGGGTCGCCGCCTCGCCGAGACAACTACCTGA
- a CDS encoding DUF2231 domain-containing protein gives MFDQINGLPVHALVLHAAVIFVPLLALGAVVYALVPRWRPKTGWALVLLAIAAPASAWVARASGTELYNRLLEQGVSGRGKEILDDHMGFGSLTAWFALALGVVSLVMVALTWRRGGGRLPMIGEVGAAVVMIVLAALSGYYVFKTGDSGATAVWGTY, from the coding sequence GTGTTCGACCAGATCAACGGCCTGCCGGTGCACGCGCTCGTACTGCACGCCGCGGTCATTTTCGTCCCGTTGCTCGCGCTGGGGGCGGTGGTCTACGCACTGGTTCCCCGCTGGCGGCCCAAGACGGGATGGGCGCTCGTGCTGCTCGCTATCGCCGCGCCCGCGTCCGCGTGGGTGGCGAGGGCCTCCGGTACGGAGCTTTACAACCGTCTGCTCGAGCAGGGCGTGAGCGGGCGCGGCAAGGAGATCCTCGACGACCACATGGGCTTCGGCAGCCTCACGGCGTGGTTCGCGCTCGCGCTGGGAGTGGTGAGCCTCGTGATGGTGGCGCTCACCTGGCGCCGGGGCGGCGGCCGGCTCCCGATGATCGGTGAGGTGGGCGCGGCCGTGGTGATGATCGTCCTGGCCGCCCTGTCCGGCTACTACGTTTTCAAGACGGGCGACTCGGGGGCTACCGCCGTGTGGGGGACCTACTAG
- a CDS encoding translation initiation factor 2, translating to MSSPTGVPDDAYWQRPDPDSAPPSPGPQAPTPKRGSNYPGPPRTARPSPNWRPPTIAHPPPPRNMPTQDQDALDDAEGSARTVTYGVGLVAGAIALILLCLLCARVIF from the coding sequence GTGAGCTCCCCCACCGGCGTCCCGGACGACGCGTACTGGCAACGACCGGATCCCGACTCGGCACCGCCCTCTCCCGGGCCGCAGGCGCCCACGCCCAAGCGAGGCAGCAACTATCCGGGGCCGCCGCGCACTGCCCGGCCGTCGCCGAACTGGCGGCCCCCGACGATCGCGCACCCGCCGCCGCCACGGAACATGCCGACGCAGGATCAGGACGCCCTCGACGACGCCGAGGGCTCGGCCCGCACGGTCACGTACGGCGTGGGCCTGGTGGCGGGCGCGATCGCCCTGATCCTGCTCTGCCTCCTCTGCGCTCGGGTGATCTTCTGA
- a CDS encoding FmdB family zinc ribbon protein has translation MPTYQYACTECGHQLEAVQSFSDPALTECPNCQGKLRKVFNSVGIVFKGSGFYRNDSRSGNVSAEKSSGNESTKKADATNGSSSTSSSGDSSSTSSSSTSSSSSSSSTSSTTATSSSSSSSSKTAAAS, from the coding sequence GTGCCTACCTACCAGTACGCCTGCACCGAGTGCGGACACCAGCTCGAGGCCGTGCAGTCGTTCTCCGACCCGGCACTGACCGAGTGCCCGAACTGCCAGGGCAAGCTCCGCAAAGTCTTCAACTCGGTCGGCATCGTCTTCAAGGGTTCGGGCTTCTACCGAAACGACTCCCGCTCCGGAAACGTGAGCGCCGAGAAGTCCAGCGGCAACGAGTCCACCAAGAAGGCCGACGCCACCAACGGCTCGTCCTCGACATCGTCCTCGGGTGACTCGTCGTCCACGTCCTCGTCGTCCACGTCCTCGTCGTCGTCCAGCTCGTCGACGTCCTCGACCACCGCGACGTCTTCCTCCTCGTCGAGCAGCTCGAAGACAGCCGCCGCTTCCTGA
- a CDS encoding 5-formyltetrahydrofolate cyclo-ligase — MPDLTRDAERSRAAKVALRDRLLTSRRALTPSSLASAALAIQDQALSLVRRDNHPTVAAYMPVGREPGGTDLVALLSARARVLLPVLLPDNDLDWAAYPSATPSRLVAAPRGLLEPDGPRLGVTAVREATLVFVPALAVDRRGMRMGRGGGSYDRALARLTGNSFVVALLHDGELVDHVPAEPHDRPVHAAITPGGGLTVFDAEAPEPAR, encoded by the coding sequence GTGCCCGATTTAACCCGTGATGCGGAAAGATCTCGCGCCGCGAAGGTTGCGCTACGCGATCGCCTCCTCACTTCCCGTCGCGCCCTGACGCCTTCGTCGCTCGCCTCCGCCGCCCTCGCCATTCAAGATCAAGCCCTTTCCCTCGTACGCCGTGACAACCACCCCACAGTGGCGGCGTACATGCCGGTGGGCCGCGAGCCGGGCGGGACCGATCTGGTGGCGTTGCTGTCCGCACGGGCCCGGGTCCTGTTGCCCGTTCTCCTCCCGGACAACGACCTCGACTGGGCTGCGTATCCGTCCGCCACCCCTTCGCGTCTGGTCGCCGCCCCCCGCGGACTGCTCGAACCCGACGGCCCCCGCCTCGGCGTCACAGCCGTCAGGGAAGCCACGCTCGTCTTCGTGCCCGCCCTGGCCGTCGACCGCCGGGGCATGCGCATGGGAAGGGGCGGCGGCTCGTACGACCGGGCACTGGCCCGTCTGACCGGCAACTCTTTCGTGGTGGCCCTGCTGCACGACGGCGAACTGGTCGACCATGTGCCCGCCGAACCACACGACCGCCCGGTGCACGCGGCAATCACCCCCGGCGGCGGCCTCACCGTTTTCGACGCCGAAGCCCCCGAGCCAGCCCGCTGA
- a CDS encoding sensor domain-containing diguanylate cyclase, producing MTLRGRLTTAFLVVVLGPVLLGSIFVALTVAAVSRDRTAERLDHATTTVRTGMAAACRQLQAVADAVAVVPPAERSAVADQLITRGLATDIKIVTQVHARASGMTLPVPRPVEFTGWQDCAFPVGGTTTAISVRSVAGDELITAAQAVDQEFLARLAAASGTEIQLGDQGESAGEHRRLEAEPGQPLRLTLTVPPGKPSFLYALLPAVVLAAALAAVLVARWLAYSTTRPLGELAWAADRVADGELDTRVPIPRADELGRLAATFNRMTRELQAYVQALTASRDQLRGHLAILGETLSSTHDLHRILQVILRTALAATGARAGLVLLLDPATEQLVARCGVGLSGDWDVPDAELLERRLPVGSGVLGAVAATGEPRRGQGSPATAEPPCLTYVAVPICAPAAAEEPGDPLPQPDTLGVLALYDRVGGDAFDDADLHTLRTFAGQAGVAVHNVRMHEEAQRLSLTDPLTGLWNYRYLRESLRREVERASRFGRMLAVLVLDLDHFKEVNDTYGHPAGDVVLGEFARRIRVGLREVDVAFRQGGEEFVVLLPETDAYGGAIVAERLGAAVRGRPVTADGVPIPVTVSIGVAVYPEHGENSVQVLAAADRALYAAKNAGRDTYRLAEPGDVTKSGVSETDHEGNFDQATTVPGGLRPQPHRRGR from the coding sequence GTGACGCTACGTGGCCGGCTCACCACTGCCTTTCTGGTGGTTGTGCTCGGTCCGGTCCTGCTCGGGTCCATCTTTGTCGCCCTGACTGTCGCCGCGGTGAGCCGGGACCGGACAGCCGAGCGACTCGACCATGCCACCACCACTGTGCGGACCGGGATGGCGGCGGCCTGCCGGCAGCTTCAGGCAGTGGCCGACGCGGTGGCGGTGGTCCCCCCGGCCGAGCGGTCGGCGGTGGCCGATCAGCTGATCACACGCGGTCTGGCCACCGACATCAAGATCGTGACCCAGGTGCACGCGCGTGCGAGCGGGATGACGCTTCCGGTGCCCCGCCCGGTCGAGTTCACCGGCTGGCAGGACTGCGCCTTCCCGGTGGGTGGGACGACCACCGCGATATCCGTCCGATCCGTCGCCGGTGACGAGCTGATCACCGCCGCGCAGGCCGTCGACCAGGAATTTCTGGCTCGTCTGGCCGCCGCCAGCGGAACCGAGATCCAGCTGGGGGATCAGGGCGAATCCGCCGGGGAGCACCGTCGCCTCGAGGCCGAGCCCGGTCAGCCGCTGCGTCTCACGCTCACCGTTCCTCCGGGCAAACCCAGTTTCCTGTACGCCCTTCTCCCAGCTGTCGTGCTTGCCGCCGCGCTGGCCGCCGTGCTGGTGGCGCGCTGGCTGGCCTACTCGACCACCCGCCCGCTGGGTGAGCTGGCCTGGGCCGCCGACCGGGTGGCCGACGGCGAACTGGACACCCGCGTGCCGATCCCGCGCGCCGACGAGCTGGGCCGGCTCGCCGCCACCTTCAACCGGATGACGCGGGAGCTGCAGGCCTACGTGCAGGCGCTGACCGCCAGCCGCGACCAGCTGCGCGGGCACCTCGCGATCCTCGGCGAGACCCTTTCGAGCACCCACGACCTGCACCGGATCCTGCAGGTCATCCTGCGCACGGCCCTGGCCGCGACGGGTGCCCGGGCGGGGCTGGTGCTGCTGCTCGACCCGGCAACCGAGCAGCTGGTCGCGCGGTGCGGGGTGGGCCTGTCCGGCGACTGGGACGTGCCCGACGCCGAGCTGCTCGAACGCCGGTTGCCGGTCGGCTCCGGGGTGCTGGGGGCGGTGGCCGCGACCGGTGAGCCCCGGCGTGGGCAAGGCTCGCCGGCGACGGCGGAACCACCCTGCCTGACCTATGTGGCCGTCCCGATCTGCGCGCCGGCGGCGGCCGAGGAACCGGGCGACCCGCTGCCGCAGCCCGACACGCTCGGGGTGCTCGCCCTTTACGACCGGGTCGGCGGGGACGCCTTCGACGACGCCGATTTGCACACCCTGCGTACGTTCGCCGGACAGGCCGGGGTGGCGGTGCACAACGTACGGATGCACGAGGAGGCGCAGCGGCTCTCGCTGACCGACCCGCTCACCGGGTTGTGGAACTACCGCTACCTGCGGGAATCGTTGCGCCGCGAGGTGGAGCGGGCCAGCCGGTTCGGGCGCATGCTCGCGGTGCTGGTGCTCGACCTCGATCACTTCAAGGAGGTGAACGACACGTACGGGCATCCGGCCGGTGACGTGGTGCTGGGCGAGTTCGCCCGGCGGATCCGCGTCGGGCTGCGCGAGGTCGATGTGGCGTTCCGCCAGGGTGGGGAGGAGTTCGTGGTGCTGCTGCCGGAAACCGACGCGTACGGTGGCGCGATCGTCGCCGAGCGCCTCGGAGCCGCCGTACGGGGTCGTCCGGTGACCGCCGACGGCGTGCCGATCCCGGTCACGGTGTCGATCGGAGTGGCGGTCTATCCCGAGCACGGTGAGAATTCCGTACAGGTGCTCGCGGCCGCCGACCGCGCGCTGTACGCCGCCAAGAACGCTGGACGGGACACGTACCGGCTGGCCGAACCCGGCGATGTGACGAAGTCAGGGGTTTCCGAAACGGATCATGAAGGAAACTTTGATCAGGCGACGACTGTGCCGGGCGGGTTACGACCGCAGCCGCACAGACGTGGCCGATAG
- a CDS encoding UTP--glucose-1-phosphate uridylyltransferase, producing the protein MTTNANASGRRAVKAVIPAAGLATRFLPATKAVPKELLPVVDRPVLQYIVEEAAAAGITDILLVTGRGKTSMVDHFDRRPDIEARLADKGDDQRLAAVRRTSELADIYTVRQGEPLGLGHAVGTAASHVGDNPFAVLLGDEFVEEDKPLLPAMLDLQARTGGIVLALGEVKPEETSRYGIASVNPSAEGGDVVEITGLVEKPSPDEAPSNLAVLGRYILPAGIFEAIENTKPGSGGEIQLTDAMAQLLADGVPVHGIVYRGHRYDTGMPLGYLQTVVMLAAKRDDLGEEFRSWLAEFVAGGAKG; encoded by the coding sequence ATGACCACGAACGCGAACGCGTCCGGCCGTCGAGCGGTGAAGGCCGTCATTCCGGCGGCCGGTCTGGCGACCCGGTTCCTGCCGGCCACCAAGGCCGTGCCGAAGGAGCTGTTGCCCGTGGTCGACCGGCCCGTCCTGCAGTACATCGTGGAGGAAGCCGCCGCCGCCGGCATCACCGACATCCTGCTGGTCACCGGCCGTGGCAAGACGTCGATGGTCGACCACTTCGACCGGCGGCCCGACATCGAGGCCCGGCTGGCCGACAAGGGCGACGATCAAAGGCTTGCGGCCGTACGCCGTACGAGCGAACTGGCCGACATCTACACGGTTCGCCAGGGGGAGCCGCTCGGGCTGGGCCACGCCGTCGGCACCGCTGCCTCGCACGTCGGCGACAACCCGTTCGCCGTTCTGCTGGGCGACGAGTTCGTCGAGGAGGACAAGCCGCTCCTTCCCGCGATGCTCGACCTGCAAGCCCGTACGGGGGGAATTGTCCTTGCCCTGGGCGAGGTGAAGCCGGAGGAGACGTCGCGCTACGGCATCGCCTCGGTCAACCCGTCGGCCGAGGGCGGCGACGTCGTCGAGATCACCGGGCTGGTCGAGAAGCCGTCGCCCGACGAGGCGCCGAGCAACCTGGCCGTGCTGGGCCGCTACATCCTGCCGGCGGGCATCTTCGAGGCGATCGAGAACACCAAGCCCGGCAGCGGGGGCGAGATCCAGCTGACCGACGCGATGGCTCAGCTGCTGGCCGACGGCGTGCCCGTGCACGGCATCGTCTACCGCGGACACCGCTACGACACCGGCATGCCGCTGGGCTACCTGCAGACGGTCGTCATGCTGGCCGCCAAGCGCGACGACCTGGGCGAGGAGTTCCGGAGCTGGCTGGCCGAGTTCGTCGCCGGCGGTGCGAAGGGATGA
- a CDS encoding molybdopterin molybdotransferase MoeA → MTATADAEAAANELMPLAEYLGSVLRRLRALPPLDLDLTQAHGNVLANDVLAPHPYPAFDQAAIDGYAARWEDLSGAGRVGSHPSFGRFEGGRPVRLNVVGDLGAASWRPVRLNPGTCFSVAAGAPLPIGADVVVPVHWTDQGMAAVEVLHAPKRGSGVRRAGDEIAAGQVLAPAGAYVTPAMVATFAASGIGHVVVRPSPRVVVVATGDELVDVGRPSQPGQVVDANSHALTAAAVEAGALAYRIGICDDDPEGLRGLLEDQTLRADLIITTGGTGTGPGDMLRRVLSRRDPGRGAVEFTDVALCPGATLGFGTVGGEEVPVVCLPGEPGAALIGFEVLARPVIQLLAGAEPVFRPSVKAHLLETVSSPGGLREFRPAHVAERRGGGHTVQPLAGGPYTLSGLAEANGLLVLGERVTTAAAGSTVDVLLLDRRR, encoded by the coding sequence ATGACGGCCACGGCCGATGCCGAGGCGGCCGCCAACGAGCTGATGCCTCTCGCCGAATACCTGGGCAGCGTGCTGCGCAGGCTTCGCGCGCTGCCTCCGCTCGACCTCGACCTCACCCAGGCGCACGGCAACGTGCTGGCCAACGACGTGCTCGCGCCGCACCCCTACCCGGCTTTCGACCAGGCCGCGATCGACGGCTACGCGGCCCGCTGGGAAGACCTGTCCGGGGCCGGGCGGGTCGGGTCGCACCCGTCCTTCGGGCGGTTCGAGGGCGGCCGGCCGGTGCGGCTCAACGTCGTGGGTGACCTCGGCGCGGCCAGCTGGCGACCGGTCCGCCTCAACCCGGGCACCTGCTTCTCGGTGGCGGCCGGTGCGCCGCTGCCCATCGGCGCCGACGTGGTCGTGCCCGTGCACTGGACAGATCAGGGCATGGCGGCCGTCGAGGTCCTGCACGCCCCCAAGCGGGGTTCGGGCGTACGGCGCGCCGGCGACGAGATCGCGGCGGGGCAGGTGCTCGCGCCGGCCGGGGCGTACGTGACCCCGGCCATGGTGGCGACGTTCGCCGCTTCGGGCATCGGCCACGTCGTGGTGCGGCCCAGCCCACGGGTCGTGGTCGTGGCGACCGGCGACGAACTGGTCGACGTCGGGCGGCCCAGCCAGCCCGGACAGGTGGTCGACGCCAACTCGCACGCGTTGACGGCGGCCGCGGTCGAGGCGGGCGCCCTGGCGTACCGGATCGGGATCTGCGACGACGACCCGGAAGGCCTGCGCGGCCTGCTGGAGGACCAGACCCTGCGGGCCGACCTGATCATCACCACCGGCGGCACCGGCACCGGTCCGGGCGACATGCTGCGCCGCGTGCTGTCCCGGCGGGACCCCGGTCGCGGCGCGGTCGAGTTCACCGACGTCGCCCTCTGCCCCGGCGCGACCCTCGGCTTCGGCACGGTCGGCGGCGAAGAGGTGCCTGTTGTCTGCCTGCCCGGCGAGCCCGGCGCGGCGCTGATCGGCTTCGAGGTGCTGGCCCGCCCGGTCATCCAGCTGCTGGCCGGGGCCGAACCGGTGTTCCGGCCCAGCGTCAAGGCCCACCTGCTCGAGACGGTTTCCTCCCCGGGCGGCCTGCGCGAGTTCCGGCCGGCCCACGTGGCAGAGCGCCGAGGCGGGGGACATACGGTGCAGCCGCTCGCCGGGGGGCCGTACACTCTCTCCGGCCTGGCCGAGGCCAACGGACTGCTGGTCCTCGGCGAGCGGGTCACCACGGCAGCCGCCGGCTCGACCGTGGATGTGCTGCTTCTCGACCGGAGGCGATAG
- a CDS encoding GNAT family N-acetyltransferase: MLGSTPGWPAVLADGPVLLRPYKRGDGRAWSEVRTANQEWLAPWESAPPGPWSEMNSTRAFSYVYSDMKRAARRGDSMPFAVCLREPDGSERLVGHLNLGNIVRRAFGSAYAGYWVDHRVAGRGVIPTALALAVDHAFGPGGLHRIEVNIRPENRPSRRVVEKLGFREEAYHQRYMHIDGSWRDHLGYALTSEEVAAEGGLMARWRRVRA, encoded by the coding sequence ATGCTGGGGTCCACGCCCGGGTGGCCCGCCGTGCTGGCGGACGGCCCGGTGTTGTTGCGGCCTTACAAGCGCGGCGACGGCCGGGCCTGGTCCGAGGTGCGGACAGCCAACCAGGAGTGGCTGGCCCCCTGGGAATCGGCGCCGCCCGGCCCGTGGTCCGAGATGAACTCGACGCGCGCCTTCAGCTACGTGTACTCCGACATGAAACGGGCCGCGCGCCGCGGCGACAGCATGCCGTTCGCGGTCTGCCTGCGCGAACCCGACGGCAGCGAGCGCCTTGTCGGCCACCTCAACCTGGGCAACATCGTCCGGAGAGCCTTCGGTTCCGCGTACGCGGGATACTGGGTCGACCATCGGGTAGCCGGCCGTGGCGTCATCCCCACCGCCCTCGCGCTCGCCGTCGACCACGCGTTCGGCCCCGGCGGGTTGCACCGCATCGAGGTCAACATCCGCCCCGAGAACCGGCCGTCGCGCCGCGTGGTGGAGAAGCTCGGCTTCCGCGAAGAGGCCTACCACCAGCGCTACATGCACATCGACGGCAGCTGGCGCGACCACCTGGGATACGCGTTGACCAGCGAGGAGGTCGCCGCCGAGGGAGGCCTCATGGCCCGCTGGCGGCGGGTCCGAGCCTGA
- the sepX gene encoding divisome protein SepX/GlpR, giving the protein MRVPTSVLLAVLAAAGLLALAPALVRRYDATERLAAERASSTARVLQRRRRRRTVPGRRPINPGRLVTVTVPAPAKSVEKPQRRLRLVTPGRRPARRVPQRRHTPALVRRRRVFAALLLLNVIELVGVAAVGPGFWIGFAVTAALLAIDLVHLRNRALADRRRRRIEAREAAWLAARQAEVRRAQARRAAQRREKQKQLAAQREAARRTAMGLDRDEGELPPAAPPSVYYRRAGGLRGRPYEAGGRHHTA; this is encoded by the coding sequence GTGAGGGTGCCGACCTCGGTGCTCCTCGCCGTCCTCGCCGCGGCCGGACTGCTCGCCCTCGCGCCGGCGCTGGTACGCCGGTACGACGCCACCGAGCGGCTCGCCGCGGAGCGGGCGTCGTCGACGGCGAGGGTGCTCCAGCGCCGGCGTCGTCGCCGAACTGTGCCCGGACGCCGACCGATCAACCCCGGACGGCTGGTCACGGTTACGGTTCCGGCCCCCGCGAAATCTGTCGAGAAGCCGCAGCGCAGGCTACGCCTCGTCACCCCGGGCCGCCGACCCGCCCGGCGCGTGCCGCAGCGAAGGCACACCCCAGCCCTCGTACGCCGGCGCCGGGTCTTCGCCGCCCTGCTGCTGCTCAACGTGATCGAGCTGGTCGGCGTCGCTGCCGTCGGCCCCGGCTTCTGGATCGGCTTCGCGGTCACCGCCGCCCTGCTCGCGATCGACCTGGTGCACCTGCGCAACCGGGCCCTGGCCGACCGCCGCCGCCGGCGCATCGAAGCCCGCGAGGCGGCGTGGCTGGCCGCCCGGCAGGCCGAGGTCCGCCGCGCCCAGGCACGCCGCGCCGCCCAGCGCCGCGAGAAGCAGAAACAGCTGGCTGCCCAGCGCGAGGCCGCCCGCCGTACGGCGATGGGCCTGGACCGCGACGAGGGTGAACTGCCCCCGGCCGCCCCGCCGTCGGTGTACTACCGCCGGGCGGGCGGGTTGCGGGGACGCCCGTACGAGGCCGGGGGACGACACCACACGGCATGA